GACGAACCCCGCACGGAATGCATTCGATCCACCGGTGAAAGCGCCCGCTGTCGTGCTGCCGACGAGAACGGCGCGCTTCGATTTCTTGAACTGGAATGCCATGGCTTCCTTGCCGGAACGCGTGCCCTCGTTGATAAGCACGACCAACGGACCCCGAAACCATGCATGCGGGCCCACCGGGTCGGGCCGGCCGATGGTGCGCCGGTCTCGACGGAGCGCTGTGGACACGTAGAAGTCGCGCCGATCCTCGAAGAACGGGTCCAGGTAGTCGTACCAGGCGCCACCCCAGCCATCGCG
The nucleotide sequence above comes from Candidatus Krumholzibacteriia bacterium. Encoded proteins:
- a CDS encoding S41 family peptidase, giving the protein RDGWGGAWYDYLDPFFEDRRDFYVSTALRRDRRTIGRPDPVGPHAWFRGPLVVLINEGTRSGKEAMAFQFKKSKRAVLVGSTTAGAFTGGSNAFRAGFVLFYPYNGPILLDDQRLEGVGVAPDVRVDDPVERPGKGDPQLERGIEEMRTLLDRY